Proteins from a single region of Desulfobacterales bacterium:
- a CDS encoding UbiD family decarboxylase has product MYVDLREWLEQVESIGELKRISGAHWDREMGPLTQLMHEKYKTRTPALLFDEIPDYPKGFRTLYGHFSTPNRVALTLGLPLNQNRIDMVRAYQEKINSLQPIPPKFVKDGPVLENIQTGEDVNVLQFPSPRHHERDKARYIGTACAVITRDPDREWYNLGTYRSTVYDEKTVGLQITGGKHGRIHRDKYFSQDKPMKVAIMVGQDPLFYMLGASPVPENISELDFAGGVRGKAVEVVRGPYTGFPIPASAEIVIEGDTFPGDKKEEGPFGEWTGYYCSQAKRRPYVRVKSIMYRNDPILCCAPQHKPIDETVLLKSFTGSAAIWENLNRCDIPEVRGVWQHEAGMGVRFLVISIKQRYHGHARQVLHVASSAIQAAAYNGKWVVVVDEDIDPSDIDQVLWAMTTRVDAVEDIDIIRKAWSSGRDPLVLPEFGNYNNRILVDACRPYHRVLRGDFPPVVGVSEELKGKLTEKFKELF; this is encoded by the coding sequence ATGTACGTGGACCTGAGAGAGTGGCTGGAGCAGGTGGAGAGTATCGGCGAACTGAAACGGATCAGCGGGGCCCACTGGGACCGGGAAATGGGGCCGCTGACCCAGCTCATGCATGAAAAGTACAAGACCCGCACGCCGGCGCTCCTGTTTGACGAAATTCCGGATTATCCCAAAGGCTTTCGGACGCTGTACGGCCATTTCAGCACCCCCAACCGGGTGGCGTTGACCCTGGGCCTGCCGTTGAACCAAAACCGGATTGACATGGTCCGGGCCTATCAGGAAAAAATCAACAGTCTCCAGCCCATCCCTCCTAAATTCGTTAAGGACGGGCCGGTCCTTGAAAATATACAGACGGGGGAAGATGTCAATGTCTTGCAGTTTCCCAGCCCGCGGCACCATGAACGGGACAAGGCCCGTTATATCGGGACAGCCTGTGCGGTGATTACCCGGGACCCTGACAGGGAATGGTACAACCTGGGGACGTATCGTTCAACGGTATATGATGAAAAAACCGTCGGCCTGCAGATTACCGGCGGAAAGCATGGCCGCATCCATCGTGACAAGTACTTTTCCCAGGACAAACCCATGAAGGTGGCCATCATGGTGGGGCAGGACCCGCTGTTTTACATGCTGGGGGCGTCGCCGGTGCCGGAGAATATCTCTGAACTGGATTTTGCCGGCGGTGTACGCGGAAAAGCGGTTGAGGTGGTCCGGGGCCCGTACACCGGGTTTCCCATACCGGCGTCGGCTGAAATTGTGATCGAGGGGGATACATTCCCCGGGGATAAAAAAGAGGAAGGCCCCTTTGGTGAATGGACCGGTTATTACTGCAGCCAGGCTAAAAGGCGGCCCTATGTCCGGGTTAAATCCATTATGTATCGCAACGACCCCATACTATGCTGCGCGCCCCAGCATAAACCCATTGACGAAACCGTCCTGCTTAAATCCTTTACCGGAAGCGCCGCGATCTGGGAGAACCTGAACAGGTGCGACATCCCGGAGGTCAGGGGCGTCTGGCAGCATGAGGCCGGCATGGGCGTCCGGTTTCTGGTGATTTCCATAAAGCAGCGCTATCACGGGCACGCCCGTCAGGTTCTGCACGTGGCCTCATCCGCCATTCAGGCGGCCGCCTACAACGGGAAATGGGTGGTGGTGGTGGATGAAGATATTGATCCGTCCGACATCGATCAGGTCCTCTGGGCCATGACCACCCGGGTGGATGCAGTTGAAGACATCGACATCATCAGGAAGGCCTGGTCTTCCGGAAGAGACCCCCTGGTCCTGCCGGAATTCGGCAACTACAATAACCGGATACTGGTGGATGCCTGCCGGCCTTATCACCGCGTCCTGCGGGGGGATTTCCCGCCGGTGGTGGGCGTCAGCGAGGAGTTGAAAGGGAAATTGACGGAAAAGTTCAAAGAGCTTTTTTGA
- a CDS encoding xanthine dehydrogenase family protein molybdopterin-binding subunit: MKQLSVGQSIPRIDAVEKVTGSAVFGDDMDFSRGLYGKALRSPFAHAEIVAVDIREALLLPGVKAIVTGKDIQALGGEALKDYPFLAVEKVRYAGEPVAVVAAIRVEIAEKALDLIRVEYRELPVVVDPEKAMAPKSPLVHERLGDYHHLPVIQPIAGTNICHHVSFIKGDIGQGFAESDAIFRDTFTTQMVQHGAIEPHMAIARVDASGSITIWVTNDGPHRLRKDLAEALGLPLKKIRVISPPYMGGGFGAKGGLKVETLCIALALKTKGRPVKMVLTREEVFTSSLVRHPSVIKMKTGVKKDGRILAREVDLIYDTGAYSEKGPTVCQQASTAAAGPYNIPHVKVTGYCVYTNRPIAGAFRGYGHTQAAWAHESQMDIIAAELGINPVEIRLKNAVREGDISPTGQQILNSVGLTECIEKATADVRWEEPGKKFHGKGFACGYKNTKTPSGSSAIVKVSQDGSVELLTSTVEIGQGAKTILAQMVAEEIGVPVAAITVSTPDTDITPYDASTTSSRSTFHMGNAVKNAARDVRDQIFQIAAQVLGEQPTALGIETGCVFVLKNKTNRMSYADVLKNQCRAGIDIIGRGSYHPDDEGVCAGPWSSPSIFWMYGAHYVEVEVDIETGQVRVTKIVGAHDVGKAINPNACEGQIEGGIIQGLGPTLMEEMLIGAKGEVRNPNFLDYKLPTAMDIPEIIPIIVEVPCSEGPWGAKGLGEMTTVPIAPAIANAIYDAVGVRIKDLPITPEKLLKAMKEGVSDQGPGVEKKD; encoded by the coding sequence ATGAAGCAATTATCCGTCGGGCAGTCGATTCCCCGAATCGATGCGGTTGAAAAGGTTACCGGCAGCGCTGTTTTCGGTGACGATATGGATTTCAGCAGGGGGCTTTACGGCAAGGCCCTGCGGAGCCCGTTTGCCCACGCCGAAATCGTCGCTGTCGATATCCGTGAAGCCCTGCTCCTGCCGGGCGTAAAAGCCATTGTGACGGGTAAAGACATCCAGGCCCTGGGGGGCGAGGCCCTGAAGGATTATCCCTTTCTGGCAGTGGAAAAGGTGCGCTACGCCGGCGAACCGGTGGCAGTGGTGGCGGCGATAAGAGTGGAAATCGCTGAAAAGGCGCTTGACCTGATACGGGTTGAATACCGGGAGCTGCCGGTTGTGGTGGATCCTGAAAAAGCCATGGCGCCAAAATCGCCCCTGGTGCATGAACGTTTAGGGGACTATCATCATCTACCCGTGATTCAACCGATAGCAGGGACCAATATCTGCCACCATGTAAGTTTTATCAAAGGCGACATTGGACAGGGGTTTGCCGAAAGCGATGCCATCTTTAGAGACACCTTCACCACCCAGATGGTCCAGCACGGCGCCATCGAACCCCATATGGCCATTGCCCGGGTCGATGCCTCCGGCAGCATCACCATATGGGTGACCAATGACGGACCGCACCGGCTGCGCAAAGATCTGGCCGAAGCGCTGGGCCTTCCGTTGAAAAAAATCCGGGTGATCTCTCCCCCTTATATGGGAGGCGGGTTTGGCGCAAAGGGCGGGTTGAAGGTCGAGACCCTCTGCATTGCCCTAGCCCTGAAAACCAAAGGACGTCCGGTCAAGATGGTGTTGACCCGGGAAGAGGTGTTTACGTCGTCGCTGGTGCGGCATCCCAGCGTCATTAAAATGAAAACCGGCGTTAAAAAAGACGGCCGGATTCTGGCGCGGGAAGTGGATCTCATTTACGATACCGGCGCCTATTCCGAAAAAGGGCCGACGGTCTGCCAGCAGGCCAGCACTGCTGCGGCCGGACCTTATAACATTCCCCACGTCAAAGTGACCGGCTATTGCGTCTATACCAACAGGCCCATTGCCGGCGCATTTCGGGGATACGGCCATACCCAGGCAGCCTGGGCCCATGAATCCCAGATGGACATCATCGCCGCGGAACTGGGTATTAACCCGGTGGAAATCCGCCTGAAGAACGCCGTCCGCGAGGGCGATATATCCCCCACCGGCCAGCAGATCCTTAACAGCGTCGGCCTGACCGAATGCATTGAAAAAGCCACAGCGGACGTCCGCTGGGAAGAACCCGGAAAAAAGTTTCACGGCAAAGGGTTTGCCTGCGGATACAAGAACACCAAAACTCCGTCCGGGTCATCCGCCATTGTCAAGGTCAGCCAGGACGGCAGCGTTGAGCTGCTCACCAGCACCGTTGAAATCGGCCAGGGAGCCAAAACCATCCTGGCCCAGATGGTGGCCGAGGAGATAGGGGTTCCGGTGGCGGCGATTACCGTCTCCACTCCGGACACAGACATCACCCCCTATGACGCGTCCACCACCTCCAGCAGAAGCACCTTTCATATGGGTAATGCCGTTAAAAACGCGGCCAGAGACGTCCGGGACCAGATATTTCAAATTGCCGCCCAGGTACTGGGAGAGCAGCCAACGGCGCTAGGCATTGAAACGGGGTGTGTGTTTGTGCTCAAGAACAAAACAAATCGGATGTCATATGCTGATGTGCTTAAAAACCAATGCCGGGCCGGGATCGATATCATCGGCCGGGGGTCGTATCATCCCGACGACGAAGGCGTCTGCGCCGGGCCCTGGTCGTCCCCCAGTATTTTCTGGATGTACGGCGCCCATTATGTCGAGGTCGAGGTGGATATTGAAACCGGACAGGTGCGCGTGACAAAGATTGTCGGCGCCCACGACGTGGGCAAGGCCATCAATCCCAACGCCTGTGAAGGGCAGATCGAAGGCGGGATCATCCAGGGACTGGGGCCCACTCTGATGGAAGAAATGCTCATCGGCGCAAAGGGCGAAGTCCGCAATCCGAACTTTCTGGACTATAAGCTGCCGACGGCCATGGATATTCCGGAGATAATTCCGATCATCGTTGAAGTGCCCTGCAGCGAGGGTCCCTGGGGCGCCAAGGGCCTGGGCGAGATGACCACCGTGCCCATTGCGCCGGCCATTGCCAATGCCATTTATGACGCCGTTGGGGTACGGATCAAGGATCTGCCCATTACGCCGGAAAAGCTGCTGAAGGCGATGAAGGAAGGGGTCAGTGATCAGGGGCCAGGGGTCGAAAAGAAAGACTGA
- a CDS encoding (2Fe-2S)-binding protein, with amino-acid sequence MISIELKVNGEIHAVSVKPNETLLDVLRDKIGLTGTKKGCDTGQCGACTVLLDGKPVTSCLMLAIDVKKSEILTIEGLADNGSLHSLQEAFVNEGAVQCGYCTPGMILSAKALLDQNPHPSEGEIKEAISGNLCRCTGYVKIIQAVSSAAAKGSAK; translated from the coding sequence ATGATTTCAATCGAGTTAAAGGTGAACGGAGAAATCCACGCGGTTTCAGTCAAGCCCAACGAAACCCTGCTGGATGTGTTAAGGGATAAGATCGGTCTGACCGGAACCAAAAAAGGGTGTGACACCGGCCAGTGCGGCGCCTGTACGGTTTTGCTCGACGGCAAACCGGTTACGTCCTGCCTGATGCTGGCAATAGACGTAAAAAAGAGCGAAATCCTGACCATTGAAGGGCTGGCGGATAACGGCTCGCTGCATTCCCTGCAGGAGGCGTTTGTCAACGAAGGCGCCGTTCAATGCGGTTATTGCACCCCGGGGATGATCCTTTCCGCCAAAGCGCTTCTGGATCAGAATCCCCACCCCAGCGAGGGGGAAATCAAGGAGGCGATTTCCGGAAATTTATGCCGCTGCACCGGGTATGTAAAAATCATCCAGGCGGTTTCAAGCGCCGCAGCTAAAGGTTCAGCTAAATGA
- a CDS encoding xanthine dehydrogenase family protein subunit M codes for MLRKLKEFEYFEPSNLSEAVSLLDKYGDEAKVLAGGTDLLVWMKEGARSPTYMINIKHIPGVRHIHFNEAEGLRIGALTTVREIETADIIKEKFAGLHQAAKALASIQVRNLATIGGNLSTASPAAELAPPLLALGARVKLRGLRGERVLPLEEFFQGPGSTVIDREILTEVVVPPPAPKSFSLYKSISRRNAVDLAIVGVAVAGRIDGKAGEWKKVKIALGAVAPTPMRALMAEKVLAGKKVDAGAIAEAARTASEEARPISDLRASAWYRKEMVMVLVRRSLEEVSKN; via the coding sequence ATGCTTAGAAAATTGAAGGAGTTTGAATACTTCGAACCTTCCAATTTATCTGAAGCGGTTTCGTTACTGGACAAGTACGGCGACGAGGCAAAGGTCCTTGCCGGCGGAACGGACCTGTTGGTGTGGATGAAAGAAGGCGCCCGCAGTCCGACATATATGATCAACATCAAGCATATCCCCGGCGTCCGGCACATCCACTTCAACGAGGCCGAAGGGCTCAGGATCGGCGCCCTGACAACCGTGAGGGAGATCGAGACCGCGGACATCATCAAGGAAAAATTTGCCGGCCTCCATCAGGCGGCAAAAGCGCTTGCATCCATCCAGGTCCGCAACCTGGCCACCATCGGCGGCAATCTGTCCACGGCGTCGCCGGCAGCCGAACTGGCGCCCCCGCTGCTGGCACTGGGGGCCAGGGTCAAGCTGAGGGGCCTGAGGGGGGAGCGGGTCCTGCCCCTGGAGGAATTTTTCCAGGGGCCGGGGTCAACCGTCATTGACCGGGAAATCCTGACGGAAGTCGTGGTTCCCCCTCCGGCGCCCAAAAGTTTCAGCCTGTATAAAAGCATCAGCCGCCGCAATGCAGTGGATCTTGCCATCGTCGGGGTTGCGGTGGCCGGCCGGATCGACGGCAAGGCCGGGGAATGGAAAAAGGTTAAAATCGCCCTGGGAGCGGTGGCGCCGACGCCCATGCGGGCGCTGATGGCTGAAAAGGTCCTGGCGGGGAAAAAGGTCGATGCCGGCGCCATCGCCGAGGCCGCCCGGACCGCGTCGGAAGAAGCCCGCCCCATCTCGGATCTGCGGGCTTCGGCCTGGTATCGCAAGGAGATGGTTATGGTTCTGGTTCGGCGGTCTTTGGAAGAAGTTTCAAAAAATTAG
- a CDS encoding C45 family autoproteolytic acyltransferase/hydrolase, whose product MIEKMLYCDGSHGEIGRKQGELLSAEIRHNLAAFWKELKKQGRQKKAILRNALGHEKIWRASRLEEIEGMARGVKLPYPELLAYNVFHDVVFPEGCTVMMAVGKTGANGSTVFFKQSDKVGSEKYVGPLAYLNKEINIAIATEPKGANKTIGVTAAGQTALKMGMNDKGVAAGCNISRTKELTQRGTEKDATQLKALDRGAMMRDGLEAGNNAVEAAQTILPGLLASPMSTPGNIEFADAKEAVIIEGSYAEMATEIVRDAVAARSNRFVILKALARDDDLSSICRYLRCLELLHANKGKVTLEKMIEFSQDHANGPGPNSICRHGNHFSEETSLSSMVMEINATDPLKSRIAIALGKPCHSWSSKDGHLIADMTLKSKDIPEELRTGEAWKKYYTEEPKR is encoded by the coding sequence ATGATCGAAAAAATGTTATACTGCGACGGCAGTCATGGGGAAATAGGAAGGAAACAGGGGGAGCTCCTCAGCGCTGAAATTAGACACAACCTGGCTGCTTTCTGGAAGGAATTAAAAAAACAGGGCCGGCAGAAAAAGGCGATACTCCGGAATGCCCTGGGGCACGAAAAGATATGGCGGGCATCCCGCCTGGAGGAAATCGAAGGAATGGCCCGGGGGGTGAAACTGCCCTATCCGGAGCTGCTGGCCTACAATGTGTTTCATGACGTGGTGTTCCCGGAAGGGTGCACGGTGATGATGGCCGTCGGCAAAACCGGCGCCAACGGCAGCACGGTTTTTTTCAAGCAAAGCGACAAGGTCGGTTCTGAAAAGTATGTCGGGCCCCTGGCCTACCTGAACAAGGAGATCAATATCGCCATCGCCACCGAACCCAAAGGGGCCAACAAAACCATCGGCGTCACTGCCGCCGGCCAGACCGCCCTGAAAATGGGAATGAACGACAAAGGCGTTGCCGCCGGCTGCAACATTTCCCGGACCAAAGAGTTGACCCAGAGGGGAACGGAAAAGGACGCCACGCAGTTAAAGGCGCTGGACAGGGGGGCGATGATGCGGGACGGTCTGGAGGCCGGCAACAACGCCGTCGAGGCCGCCCAGACCATATTGCCGGGACTTCTGGCAAGCCCCATGAGCACGCCGGGAAACATCGAATTCGCCGATGCCAAGGAAGCCGTCATTATTGAAGGGTCCTACGCTGAAATGGCAACCGAAATCGTCCGGGATGCGGTGGCGGCCCGGTCCAACCGCTTTGTCATTCTCAAGGCGCTTGCCCGGGATGACGATCTTTCCAGCATCTGCCGGTATTTGCGCTGTCTGGAGCTGCTCCATGCCAACAAGGGGAAGGTCACCCTGGAAAAAATGATCGAGTTTTCCCAGGACCATGCCAACGGGCCCGGACCGAATTCGATTTGCCGTCACGGAAACCACTTTTCGGAAGAGACATCCCTGTCTTCCATGGTGATGGAGATCAACGCAACGGATCCGCTGAAATCCCGAATCGCCATCGCCCTGGGTAAACCCTGCCATTCGTGGTCGTCAAAAGACGGGCACCTGATTGCGGACATGACGCTGAAGTCGAAAGACATTCCCGAAGAACTTCGCACGGGCGAGGCCTGGAAGAAATATTATACGGAAGAACCCAAACGTTAG
- the allB gene encoding allantoinase AllB translates to MRFDLVIKNGKIVSSQGTYEGDDIAVKDGKTAAIGRSGSFSDAKKTIDATGKYVLPGIIDAHVHFREPGYEYKEDFGTGSTAAACGGVTTVLDMPNNLPFCSTPEALKEKLKMIKPKAYVDYGLVVAVVGETVEMIPALAKGGANVFKIFMGSTVGGVPAPDDGGMLRAFELVRETGLRIGVHAENNPIMDYMTAKLKAAGRTDPLAHVEARPAVAEAEAIQRAILFARVAGCKLHIYHLSSMEGVEMIREAQDRGIDVSAETGPHYLMLDENYMKKVGGVLKMNPPIRSREHGEALWDAILDGTVEVIDTDHSPHSKEEKFNDNIWKVTPGFVGVETKVPLMLTQVNAGMLSLNQYVKLVTENPARLFNLYPQKGTIAVGSDGDFTIIDMDKEGVIDSKKLHSRNTVTPFDGWKVKGMPVYAVVRGNIVMKDGEIVGKPKGKHIKAIV, encoded by the coding sequence ATGCGATTCGATCTGGTTATCAAGAACGGCAAAATCGTATCATCACAGGGAACCTATGAAGGCGACGACATTGCGGTAAAGGACGGCAAGACTGCGGCGATTGGCCGCAGCGGAAGTTTTTCCGATGCCAAGAAGACCATTGATGCAACCGGTAAATATGTTCTGCCGGGAATCATCGACGCCCACGTTCATTTCAGGGAACCGGGGTATGAATACAAGGAAGATTTCGGAACCGGTTCGACGGCTGCTGCCTGCGGCGGCGTCACGACGGTTCTCGACATGCCCAACAATTTGCCGTTTTGTTCGACACCCGAAGCACTCAAGGAAAAACTCAAAATGATAAAACCCAAAGCGTATGTGGATTACGGTTTGGTGGTCGCCGTTGTGGGGGAGACGGTGGAGATGATTCCTGCGCTGGCCAAGGGCGGCGCAAATGTTTTTAAAATTTTTATGGGCTCTACTGTCGGCGGGGTTCCGGCGCCGGACGACGGGGGCATGCTCCGGGCGTTTGAACTGGTCCGGGAGACGGGACTGCGCATCGGGGTTCATGCCGAAAACAACCCCATCATGGATTACATGACCGCCAAACTGAAAGCCGCCGGCCGGACCGATCCCCTGGCCCATGTTGAGGCGCGGCCGGCCGTTGCCGAGGCCGAAGCCATCCAGCGGGCCATTCTGTTCGCCCGGGTGGCGGGGTGCAAACTGCATATCTACCATCTCAGCTCAATGGAAGGGGTGGAGATGATCCGGGAGGCCCAGGACCGGGGGATCGATGTTTCGGCGGAAACCGGCCCGCATTATCTGATGCTGGATGAAAACTATATGAAAAAGGTGGGCGGCGTTTTGAAAATGAATCCGCCGATCCGCTCCCGGGAACATGGCGAGGCCTTGTGGGATGCCATTCTGGACGGAACCGTGGAGGTGATCGATACGGATCATTCGCCCCACAGCAAGGAGGAAAAGTTCAACGATAATATCTGGAAAGTCACCCCCGGTTTTGTGGGGGTTGAAACCAAGGTGCCCCTCATGTTGACCCAGGTCAATGCCGGCATGCTTTCCCTGAACCAATACGTGAAACTGGTTACTGAAAATCCAGCCAGGCTGTTTAACCTGTATCCCCAGAAAGGGACCATTGCCGTGGGATCGGACGGGGACTTCACGATTATCGATATGGACAAGGAAGGGGTTATCGACAGCAAAAAGCTCCACAGCCGCAACACCGTCACGCCGTTTGACGGCTGGAAGGTAAAGGGGATGCCGGTATACGCAGTGGTGCGGGGCAACATCGTGATGAAAGACGGTGAAATCGTGGGCAAGCCCAAGGGGAAGCATATCAAAGCAATAGTGTGA
- a CDS encoding LacI family DNA-binding transcriptional regulator, which produces MPKNSMTIRDIARMAKVSHTTVSRALNNDPRVQDKTKKRILGLVKKLGFKPDARARNLALKKSKIIGLVVTDIRNPFYGDLARGIEDKAHQVGYNVIFCSTDHKPERMDSYVDLMLDVGVDGFIFASSRLHEPAVEKLIEKRFPLVLVNRKLKSENYSYVVLDNFKGAYDITKHLIDLGYKKIAIIDGPSNVFTGLERLKGYQRALKDHAIDIRPDYIFQGNFARATGYEGAKKLLLMAEKPEAIFSGSDYIAMGVFDATEELGLKIPDDLALVGFDDTEFASNQRIRLTTVSQREYTMGGLGVQILIDYIENKEGDYIHKVVLESKLVIRESCGCKLRGRAARTAAVNI; this is translated from the coding sequence ATGCCCAAAAACAGCATGACCATCCGGGACATCGCGCGCATGGCAAAGGTGTCGCACACCACCGTTTCCCGTGCGCTGAATAACGATCCCAGGGTTCAGGACAAGACTAAAAAGCGCATATTGGGCCTTGTCAAAAAACTGGGGTTTAAACCGGATGCCCGGGCGCGCAACCTGGCCCTGAAAAAATCCAAGATCATCGGGCTGGTGGTGACCGATATTCGCAATCCCTTCTACGGCGACCTGGCCAGGGGGATTGAAGATAAAGCGCATCAGGTCGGATATAATGTCATATTCTGCAGCACCGATCACAAACCCGAAAGGATGGATTCCTATGTCGATCTCATGCTCGATGTGGGTGTGGACGGATTCATCTTTGCCTCTTCCCGCCTGCACGAGCCCGCAGTGGAAAAACTGATTGAAAAACGGTTTCCTCTGGTGCTGGTCAACCGAAAACTCAAGAGCGAAAACTACAGTTACGTGGTTCTGGATAATTTCAAGGGCGCCTATGATATTACCAAGCATCTCATTGACCTCGGTTACAAGAAAATTGCGATTATCGACGGGCCCTCCAATGTATTCACCGGCCTGGAGCGGTTAAAGGGATATCAGCGGGCCTTGAAGGATCATGCCATCGACATCCGGCCCGATTACATATTCCAGGGCAATTTTGCCCGGGCAACCGGTTATGAAGGCGCCAAAAAGCTGCTGCTGATGGCCGAAAAGCCCGAAGCCATTTTCAGCGGTAGCGATTATATCGCCATGGGCGTTTTCGACGCGACCGAAGAACTGGGTTTGAAAATACCGGATGACCTTGCCCTGGTGGGGTTTGACGATACGGAGTTTGCGTCGAATCAGCGGATCCGCCTGACAACGGTCAGTCAGCGCGAATATACCATGGGGGGATTGGGCGTCCAGATCCTGATCGACTATATCGAAAACAAGGAAGGGGATTATATCCATAAAGTTGTGCTGGAATCGAAGCTGGTGATCCGGGAATCCTGCGGCTGCAAGCTGCGCGGCAGAGCGGCCCGGACTGCAGCCGTAAACATTTAA
- a CDS encoding ribbon-helix-helix domain-containing protein — translation MNTAISVRLPKNLASQLDSIAKETERPRSFIIQKALEFYIEDFADLQIALDRLHDKGDEIISAKEMRKSLGL, via the coding sequence ATGAATACAGCAATATCAGTACGGCTACCCAAGAATCTTGCCAGCCAACTCGATAGCATAGCCAAAGAGACCGAAAGGCCTCGCTCTTTCATCATTCAGAAAGCCCTGGAGTTTTATATCGAAGATTTCGCAGATCTCCAGATCGCCCTGGACCGACTCCACGACAAGGGGGATGAGATTATTTCAGCTAAAGAGATGAGGAAGTCCCTTGGCCTATAA
- a CDS encoding type II toxin-antitoxin system RelE/ParE family toxin, with product MAYNIVYKKSVHRDLKKLSKPEAKRILYLIEKELIKQPESNPMLKGQFAGLRKYRVGDYRVIYALLGLDILILRIGNRRDVYKGEI from the coding sequence TTGGCCTATAATATCGTCTACAAGAAGTCGGTCCACCGCGACCTCAAAAAGCTATCGAAGCCCGAGGCGAAACGCATCCTTTACCTAATTGAGAAGGAACTGATTAAGCAGCCTGAATCCAATCCTATGCTCAAGGGTCAGTTTGCCGGTCTTCGCAAGTACCGCGTCGGTGACTATAGGGTGATTTATGCCCTGCTGGGTCTTGATATCCTTATCCTTAGAATCGGCAATCGTAGGGATGTTTACAAAGGCGAAATCTAA
- a CDS encoding transposase produces MVRPQRGRGKWKAKFRDEIKKTDFPSSIPAEVWKIDWNVNCQPVGSSSHSVRYLAPYVFKVAISNSRIVKVKDRKVSFTYKKSHSNRRRIMTLDVMEFLRRFLQHALPTGFMKVRYYGFLNPAASVPLDRIRSLIELAYGFEITCCQPTLALDPPPTCPHCGGKLTYLYSVLPFMMVPARPG; encoded by the coding sequence GTGGTCCGACCCCAGAGGGGCAGAGGGAAATGGAAAGCCAAGTTCCGTGATGAAATCAAAAAGACAGATTTTCCAAGCTCCATTCCCGCCGAAGTCTGGAAAATCGACTGGAATGTCAACTGCCAGCCCGTGGGCAGCAGCTCGCACAGCGTCCGGTATCTGGCCCCCTATGTGTTTAAGGTCGCCATCTCAAACAGCCGCATCGTCAAAGTCAAAGACCGTAAGGTCTCCTTTACATATAAAAAATCGCACAGCAACCGCCGACGCATCATGACCCTTGATGTCATGGAATTTCTACGACGCTTTTTACAGCACGCTTTGCCAACCGGCTTTATGAAGGTGCGCTACTACGGGTTTTTAAACCCGGCCGCGTCTGTCCCGCTCGATAGGATCCGTTCGCTCATAGAGCTGGCTTACGGGTTTGAAATCACCTGCTGCCAACCAACCCTTGCTCTCGACCCGCCGCCGACATGCCCTCATTGCGGCGGAAAGCTCACATACCTCTATTCGGTGCTGCCCTTTATGATGGTTCCGGCAAGGCCCGGCTAA
- a CDS encoding SRPBCC family protein, with protein MKVLNIHECEIDATPGQVGALIDSLASAGDALWPNHLWPRMKFDRPLDLGATGGHGPIRYFVENYTPGQSIKFRFTGPKGFDGFHGYEIVSGLKQKVVLGHTLKMNTYGPAMVSWPLVYRPMHDALIEDSLTTAQVSLGLTPKIQAWSLWVKILRWIVSGGKARSQVTPHHRRMQKRTANRASDQED; from the coding sequence ATGAAAGTTCTCAACATTCACGAGTGCGAAATTGATGCCACCCCCGGGCAGGTCGGCGCGCTCATTGATTCACTTGCTTCAGCAGGTGACGCCTTATGGCCCAATCATTTGTGGCCCCGGATGAAATTTGACCGTCCACTGGATCTCGGCGCAACCGGCGGGCATGGCCCGATAAGGTACTTTGTCGAGAATTACACACCAGGCCAATCCATAAAATTTCGCTTCACCGGTCCGAAAGGCTTTGATGGTTTTCATGGCTACGAAATCGTGAGCGGCCTTAAACAAAAGGTTGTCCTGGGGCATACGTTGAAAATGAATACTTATGGGCCGGCGATGGTGTCATGGCCTTTGGTTTATCGGCCCATGCATGACGCTTTGATTGAGGACTCCCTTACGACCGCCCAGGTATCCCTCGGACTGACCCCGAAAATCCAGGCATGGTCGCTTTGGGTTAAGATTCTTCGTTGGATTGTTTCAGGCGGAAAGGCGCGTTCTCAGGTTACACCCCACCACAGACGCATGCAAAAACGCACCGCTAATCGAGCGTCTGACCAAGAAGATTAA